A region of the Ferviditalea candida genome:
TCAGAGTCAGCGGTCCGGATTCAATTCTGTTGAAGCAACGCGATTATGCTTACAACAACGTCGGCGGCAGGATCAGCACGACGGATGAGCTGGGCAAAGCAACGAAGTATCAATATGACGAATTGCAGCAATTGATCGCGGCCAATGATGCAGACGGGAAGGAAGCCCGCTATTCGTACGATGCAGTCGGAAACCGGCTTTCATACTCCGATGCATCCGGAATGTCCGGCTATGATTACGATAATGCCGATGAACTCCTGACAGTGAACAGTGTGTACAGCTTGCCGGACACGGTAACCGGCAGCGTATACTATCAATATGACGGGAACGGGAACTTGATCCAAAAAGGCGACACCGCCTATCAATACGACTATGAGGATCGCTTGGTACAAGTCTCCTCTCCCGCGGGCATCGTCGAGTATCGGTATGACGGGGACGGGAACCGGGTAAGCAAGTCGGTCTATGGAGAAACTACTAAGTATATCTATGACATTACAAGCAGCGTTCCGGCTTTATTGGCGGAGACGGATGCGAATGGAACGATTACCGCCAAGTACGTTTACGGTTCGGGCGATGCGATTGCCAGGATTGACCGGAACAACAATGCGTCCTATTATTTATATGACGGCCTTGGAAGCGTGACAGCGTTAGCGGATGACGCCGGACAAGTTGCGGCAACGTATGAATACGACTTTGGCAAGAAAGGAGCTCCAATGCACACCTACAGCTTTATGGAACATCTCTTATTCCCGCCTGCTTGCTTGAATAGACAGAAATTGGTGCGCCGGCTGGAAGGGAAGACCATTCTTATAACGGGCGCCAGTTCTGGAATAGGTGAACAGCTTGTTTATCTGTTGTCCGAGCTCAAGGTTCATTTGATTTTGGTGGCCAGACGAAAGGATGGGGGTCTTCACCACTTCGATCCTGGATCGAAACCGGTGATTTGGGCTATCGGGATGATCAGGGCTATTACTTTTTGTGCGGAAGAGCGGACGATATGATTGTATCGGCGGGGGAAAATGTCTATCCCTTTGAAGTGGAGCAAGTCCTTCGCACTCATCCGCAAGTAGAGGATGCGGCCGTGATCGGGATTCGCGACGTGCATTTTGGACAGCGGTTGAAAGCTTTTGTCCTGCTGGCCCCTTATGCGGAAACGACAAAGGAAAAGCTTTTTGAATGGCTGCGCGCAAGAATGGCGCGTTTTCAGCTGCCGAAAGAAATCATCTTTGTCGATCATCTGCCGTATACCTCATTGGGGAAACCGGATAAAAAGCTGCTGAATTAAATAACCTGACTGAACAGCGTTTCTCAGCCGAAGGCCGTTCCGAAGGCAAACAGAATCGTAGAGAGAAGCATGGATGCCAGCATGATGTAAACAACAATTTTAAAAAGCAGGCTGTTGTTTCTCACATTGAGCGACTCCTTTGTGAAGAATGGTATAATCTCAAATTTCATATGATAATCTTATGTGCCTGATGATAATACTATTGTAACCGATCTTTGTCCGATGTTCAAAGAGAAGTGAATAGGAGTTGAACGGCAAATATGATAAGATACGTTTATCGTGAAGTCAAAGGAGGAATCGGATCATGATCGACAAAGAGCGTCTGGTGGAACAATTTATGCAGCTTGTCCAAGTGGACAGCGAGACGAAGCAGGAGCAGGAAATCGGCGGCGCGCTGAAGGCGCTGTTCGGCAGCCTTGGCCTGAAGGTGTTTGAGGACGATACGAAGGAAAAAACGGGACACGGCTCGGGAAACCTGATTTTCACCATGGAAGCCAGCGAGGGAATGGAAGAGGCCGATGTTCTGTTTTTCACCTCCCATATGGATACGGTAAGGCCGGGCAAAGGGATCAAGCCAAGACTGGATGAGGAAGGGTTCATCCGCAGCGACGGGACGACGATTCTCGGAAGCGACGACAAAGCGGGAATTGCCGTGATGCTGGAAGCGATCCGTGCGATCGCGGAGAACAACGTGCCCCACGGCAAAATCCAGTTTGTCATTACGGCGGGCGAGGAATCCGGGCTTGTCGGCTCAAGGGCGATGGACAAAAGGCACATGCAGGCGAAATTCGGGTATGCGCTGGATTCCAACGGCGCGATCGGGGAAATATGCGTCGCCGCGCCGACCCAGGCGAAAATCGATGTGACGATCATCGGCAAGTCCGCACACGCCGGAGTGAATCCGGAGGATGGGATCAGCGCCATCCAAGTGGCGTCCAAGGCGATTTCGCGCATGCCGCTTGGCCGGATCGACAAGGATACGACGGCAAACATCGGCAGGTTTGAAGGCGGCCTTGAAACCAATATCGTTTGCGAAACCGTACATATTGCCGCGGAGGCCAGAAGCGTGATCCATGAAAAAATGGAACGTCAGGTTCAAGCCATGAAGGAAGCGTTCGAGAAAACCGCGGAAGAGTTTGGTGCCAGGGCGCAATTCAGCCACAGCGTGATTTATCCGGCCTACAAGCTGGAAGCGGACGATCCGGTGGTGCAAATAGCCTTCAAGGCGTTCGAAAAGCTCGGCATTCAAACCAAAACGTTTCAATCCGGCGGCGGGAGCGATGCCAACGTATTCAACGGCATGGGCATTCCAACCGTCAATCTGGCGGTCGGCTACCGGAACATCCATACGACTAAGGAGCATATTCATTCCGACGACCTCGTGAAATTGGCCGAAGCCGTCATCGCCATCGTGCAGGAAGCGTCGGCATTCAAGTCATAGACGAGAGGAAGGAGCGAAGCGGTGATTTACTGGGACACTGGCACAGTAGTTGCCATCGTTTCATCCCGGGAGAGCGTTCAGGAGCTTGAAATCGCCATGCGCGGCGGAAGCGGGGCCAAGGCTAGGGCGATTCATTATACGGATGCATTCGGACCCGTCGGTCTCGGGGATACTGTTGTGCTGAACACGACAGCGGTGCAGCTGGATTTGGGCACGGGAGGGAGGCATTTTGTTCTGTCGGTGCTTCGGCCGCTGCATGGATCGGAGGTGGCGGCAGAGGAAGCCGCAGCCTTGAAGGCGCGGACCATAGAGGAGCGAAAGGGACATCTCATGAAGCTGAGATATACACCCCTGCAGCGCTCGGTATTGGCCGCAGAGGAACAAGCCAGCCCGCATCACGGACTGTTTCAGGACAGCTTCGATCTGGAAGGGATGCCGGTGCTGATCGGGGAGTTGCACAGCATGCTGCCGGCGGCGGTATGCTGGCTTCGGCATGCGCATGCAGTCGGTGCAGACGGCGGTTCCGACGATGCCCACGGCGGCAAAAAACCGCTCAGAATCGTCTATATCATGAGCGACGGGGGCGCGTTGCCGATCGCATACAGCCGTCATGTGAGCTCGATGCGCGAACGCGGCTGGCTGGCCGGGACGGTAACGTTCGGCCACGCTTACGGTGGAGATGTCGAAGCGATCAATAAGTTTACGGCTTTGATCGCGGCCAAGCGCGTACTCAAAGCGGACGTCGCCATTGTTGCGATGGGACCGGGAATCGCCGGCACGGGAACACCGCTCGGACATACCGGCGTGGAGGTGGGCGAATTGGTGAATGCGGCCGCCGCCCTTGGCGGCAAACCGGTCGTGATGCCGCGCATCAGCTTTGCCGAAAGCCGGGATCGGCACCGGGGCATAAGCCATCATCTGCTGCACTCGCTTTCCCTGATTGCCCTGCGGGAAGCGGCGCTGCCGCTGCCGGATTCGCTGAACGGCCATCACAAGCAGCTGATCCGAGAACAGCTCGAAAGCAGCGGTCTTCATCAGAAGCACCGCATCGTCTGGGTCCGGAACATCAATCGGCAGGAAATTGCCCGGAGCCAGGAGAGCTATCCGCTGCCGGTGACGACAATGGGCAGAGGCTTGGCTGAGGACCCGGGCTTTTTTCTCGGGGTTTGCTCGGCCGCCCAGTACGTTCTGGACGGAATGCCTTCGGAAAGCTAGCGGCGGAAGCCTCTGCGCGATTTTTCGCTTTGAATCCATTGGCTCATCGGGGTTTGTCCGAATGCTTCGCGCTTTTTGGCCGCACGGAGGTAATGCCGGATTTCGTAGGCCTTGCCCACGAGGCGGAGTTGATTGTCGGAGACATAGGTTTTCATAGGCGTCCCTGCTTTCCGTTGCTTTTGATATACTATGACTATATGAACATTTGGACGAGCTTATGCAAAAAACAAAAGGGAGTGGGACTAAATGAAGGATCGGAAATTTGAAGAAGTTACCCTGCGCACGGAGGAAATATACAAGGGCAGGGTCATTTCGCTGCAGGTCGACCATGTCCGGCTTCCCAACGGGGAAACGGCGACGCGTGAAATCGTCAAGCATCCCGGAGCGGTCGGCATTCTCGCTCTGCACGAAGGCAGAATGATCGTTGTCGAGCAATACCGGAAGGCGCTCGGCAAAAACCAGGTGGAAATTCCGGCGGGAAAGCTGGATGCGGGAGAGGACCCTTTGGAAGCGGCCCGCAGGGAATTGGAGGAGGAAACGGGATTCCACTGCGGCAAACTGGAGCATGTCAGCTCCTTCTACACTTCACCGGGCTTCGCGGATGAAATCTTGCATCTTTATTGGGCGGGGGATTTGCAAAAAGGCGAAATGAATTTGGACGAGGACGAGTTTCTGGACTGCTTCGAAATTACGCTGGATCAGGCCAAGGCGCTGATCGGGGAAGGGAGAATCAGCGACGCCAAAACGATTGCGGCCGTTTACGCATGGCAGCTGTATGAATTGACAGGGAGGTTTGCATAGTGCAATCCTACTATGCCGATTTGCACATTCATATCGGCAAAACGGAAAAAGGCCGTCCGGTGAAAATCAGCGGCTCCAAGGATTTGACTTTTCACCGGATCGCGCAGGAAGCCTCCGACCGCAAGGGGATCGATATGATCGGAATCATCGACTGCCACTCCCCGTCGGTTCAGGATGAGATCTCGGCATATCTTGAGCGTTGAGAAATGACCGAGCTTGCCGGAGGCGGCATCCGCTACCACCGGACGACCGTGCTTCTCGGCAGCGAGATCGAGGTGCGGGATGAAGCGATGGGAGCGGCGCATTTGCTTGCTTTTTTGGCCGATTTCCAGTCGATTCGGGAGTTCACCGGTTGGCTGCGCAAGCACATGACGAATGTGGAATTGAGCTCCCAGCGCATTTATGTGCCGGCGCGGATTTTGCAGGAGGAGGTCGTCGGAAGAGGCGGCATTGTGATACCGGCGCATATTTTCACGCCGCATAAGGGCCTCTACGGGAGCTGCACCGATCATATGGACAGCTTGCTGAACCCAC
Encoded here:
- a CDS encoding AMP-binding enzyme, which produces MIVSAGENVYPFEVEQVLRTHPQVEDAAVIGIRDVHFGQRLKAFVLLAPYAETTKEKLFEWLRARMARFQLPKEIIFVDHLPYTSLGKPDKKLLN
- the prli42 gene encoding stressosome-associated protein Prli42, which produces MRNNSLLFKIVVYIMLASMLLSTILFAFGTAFG
- a CDS encoding M20/M25/M40 family metallo-hydrolase gives rise to the protein MIDKERLVEQFMQLVQVDSETKQEQEIGGALKALFGSLGLKVFEDDTKEKTGHGSGNLIFTMEASEGMEEADVLFFTSHMDTVRPGKGIKPRLDEEGFIRSDGTTILGSDDKAGIAVMLEAIRAIAENNVPHGKIQFVITAGEESGLVGSRAMDKRHMQAKFGYALDSNGAIGEICVAAPTQAKIDVTIIGKSAHAGVNPEDGISAIQVASKAISRMPLGRIDKDTTANIGRFEGGLETNIVCETVHIAAEARSVIHEKMERQVQAMKEAFEKTAEEFGARAQFSHSVIYPAYKLEADDPVVQIAFKAFEKLGIQTKTFQSGGGSDANVFNGMGIPTVNLAVGYRNIHTTKEHIHSDDLVKLAEAVIAIVQEASAFKS
- a CDS encoding DUF3866 family protein yields the protein MIYWDTGTVVAIVSSRESVQELEIAMRGGSGAKARAIHYTDAFGPVGLGDTVVLNTTAVQLDLGTGGRHFVLSVLRPLHGSEVAAEEAAALKARTIEERKGHLMKLRYTPLQRSVLAAEEQASPHHGLFQDSFDLEGMPVLIGELHSMLPAAVCWLRHAHAVGADGGSDDAHGGKKPLRIVYIMSDGGALPIAYSRHVSSMRERGWLAGTVTFGHAYGGDVEAINKFTALIAAKRVLKADVAIVAMGPGIAGTGTPLGHTGVEVGELVNAAAALGGKPVVMPRISFAESRDRHRGISHHLLHSLSLIALREAALPLPDSLNGHHKQLIREQLESSGLHQKHRIVWVRNINRQEIARSQESYPLPVTTMGRGLAEDPGFFLGVCSAAQYVLDGMPSES
- the mciZ gene encoding Z-ring formation inhibitor MciZ; translation: MKTYVSDNQLRLVGKAYEIRHYLRAAKKREAFGQTPMSQWIQSEKSRRGFRR
- a CDS encoding NUDIX domain-containing protein, producing MKDRKFEEVTLRTEEIYKGRVISLQVDHVRLPNGETATREIVKHPGAVGILALHEGRMIVVEQYRKALGKNQVEIPAGKLDAGEDPLEAARRELEEETGFHCGKLEHVSSFYTSPGFADEILHLYWAGDLQKGEMNLDEDEFLDCFEITLDQAKALIGEGRISDAKTIAAVYAWQLYELTGRFA